One Fuerstiella marisgermanici DNA window includes the following coding sequences:
- a CDS encoding polysaccharide deacetylase family protein gives MNNKPIASVSLDLDNKWSYMKTHGDAGWDQYPTYLDTVVPRFLKVLHDQHLQMTVFVVGEDAAREKNFEALASISAAGHEIGNHSFKHEPWLHLYSQQELVRELAETDEHLERVTGQCPIGFRGPGFSFTEELLQIMARRGYKYDGSTFPTFLGPLARLYYFMSTRLDKSQREERKELFGRFSEGFRPLRPFQWKFPEGEITEIPVTTMPIFKTPIHASYVLYLAQFSTLAAKSYWNMALTMCRMTGIAPSLLLHPLDFMGCDDDSDLAFFPAMGRPAEPKVELVAWMLRKMSKHYDVRPMKDHAAAIRGKLSPAVANLKEAAPQLTETVSADV, from the coding sequence ATGAACAACAAACCGATCGCCAGTGTATCTCTCGACCTCGACAATAAGTGGTCGTACATGAAGACTCATGGAGATGCTGGTTGGGATCAGTACCCGACCTATCTGGATACGGTCGTGCCGAGGTTTCTAAAGGTGCTGCACGATCAGCATCTGCAGATGACGGTTTTCGTTGTCGGTGAAGACGCCGCTCGCGAAAAGAACTTCGAGGCGCTGGCATCGATCTCTGCGGCCGGGCACGAAATCGGCAATCACTCCTTCAAACATGAACCGTGGCTGCATCTTTATAGCCAGCAGGAACTGGTTCGCGAACTGGCAGAAACGGATGAGCACCTTGAACGAGTGACCGGACAGTGCCCAATCGGCTTCCGCGGTCCCGGCTTCAGTTTCACAGAAGAACTGCTGCAGATCATGGCGCGCCGTGGCTACAAGTACGACGGCTCCACCTTCCCAACCTTCCTCGGCCCGCTGGCCCGACTCTACTACTTCATGTCGACTCGGCTGGATAAGAGTCAGCGGGAAGAACGTAAGGAACTATTCGGCAGGTTTAGTGAAGGCTTCCGACCGCTGAGGCCATTTCAGTGGAAGTTCCCGGAAGGCGAGATTACCGAGATTCCCGTCACGACGATGCCGATCTTTAAGACGCCAATTCACGCCAGCTACGTGCTGTACCTGGCTCAGTTTTCGACGCTGGCCGCGAAGAGTTACTGGAACATGGCGCTGACGATGTGTCGCATGACAGGAATCGCTCCGTCGCTGCTGCTGCACCCGCTCGACTTTATGGGGTGCGACGACGACAGCGATTTGGCGTTCTTCCCGGCCATGGGCCGACCAGCCGAACCGAAGGTTGAGCTGGTGGCGTGGATGCTTCGGAAGATGTCGAAGCACTACGACGTTCGCCCGATGAAAGACCACGCCGCTGCGATTCGCGGAAAGCTGTCGCCGGCGGTTGCGAATTTGAAGGAAGCGGCACCACAACTTACTGAAACGGTTTCCGCTGATGTCTGA
- a CDS encoding ArnT family glycosyltransferase has protein sequence MSEVCEQPEVVSVETRHATEKPVESINSFDAAPQIDHRDRAAKPFRRFLLLAAVPVLLHLVVQAPAEPVFNGDSNRHTMTSVFFRDLLIDMPLSDPKRYAEAYYEQYPALGLLVWPPLFHGAVGVLMTIFGTSVWVPRCFVFACFALAAACLYRICRRRMSVEQSELTAVTFAVMPMVFLYSRHVMLEMPTLALCMVSIERFDLWLREQRTRNLYFAAVAASLGALTRFDAAMLLPTLLLMAIFAGRWKTLVNKHVPIAAAVAIVLLAPTYYVIWKEMGDLHLRQAAESVTGSKSQMLAPGALSFYPAAIPIQAGWVATMFVVIGLLFCCVKEHRASLGVFAAILLGTYVTFTPLAELKPRHAIYWLPAVAWLATVGASALASVLKRIAPEKMSVGLPLTAAILIAGTAWGSFQSNVFRVTGYERAATVVLENTTEGDVVFVDGWWDGNFTYHLRHLDATRSRHVARADRILYDFTNVPSVDFQQFVDSDAGILAAIADTAPACIVFEDPQPFGEIPLAAQMRELIKSLPEQFPPLENIPVRSTVPGTRPFSLRVFAVDLPKLNAHIQQLKTQP, from the coding sequence ATGTCTGAGGTTTGTGAACAACCGGAAGTCGTCTCTGTAGAAACTCGGCACGCTACCGAAAAGCCGGTCGAGTCTATCAACTCGTTCGACGCTGCGCCGCAGATCGACCACCGTGACCGAGCAGCAAAACCATTTCGTCGTTTTCTGCTGCTGGCCGCTGTGCCGGTCCTGTTGCACTTGGTCGTTCAGGCTCCGGCGGAGCCCGTCTTTAACGGCGATTCGAACCGGCACACGATGACGTCGGTTTTCTTTCGCGACCTGCTGATTGACATGCCGCTCAGCGATCCAAAGAGATACGCGGAAGCCTACTACGAACAATACCCGGCGCTCGGCCTGCTGGTGTGGCCGCCATTGTTTCACGGCGCGGTTGGCGTGCTGATGACGATATTCGGCACCTCTGTTTGGGTTCCGCGATGCTTCGTGTTCGCGTGTTTCGCGTTAGCAGCGGCGTGTCTGTATCGCATCTGTCGTCGGCGCATGTCTGTTGAACAATCCGAACTCACGGCCGTCACGTTTGCCGTGATGCCGATGGTTTTTCTTTACAGCCGCCACGTGATGTTGGAAATGCCAACGCTCGCCCTGTGTATGGTGAGCATCGAACGCTTCGATCTTTGGCTGCGCGAACAGCGGACTCGCAATCTTTACTTCGCAGCGGTCGCGGCGTCGCTGGGCGCTTTAACTCGATTCGACGCAGCGATGCTGTTGCCGACTCTGCTGCTGATGGCGATTTTCGCGGGCCGCTGGAAGACTCTGGTCAATAAACACGTCCCGATCGCTGCCGCTGTCGCAATCGTGCTGTTGGCACCGACATACTATGTGATTTGGAAAGAAATGGGCGACCTGCATCTGCGACAGGCGGCCGAAAGTGTGACGGGTAGCAAGAGCCAAATGCTTGCCCCTGGCGCGCTGTCCTTCTATCCGGCGGCGATCCCGATACAGGCTGGGTGGGTGGCGACAATGTTCGTCGTGATCGGCTTGCTGTTCTGCTGCGTCAAAGAACATCGCGCGTCGTTGGGCGTGTTCGCGGCGATTCTGCTGGGAACGTACGTGACGTTTACGCCGCTGGCTGAGCTGAAGCCGCGGCATGCCATTTATTGGCTGCCCGCCGTGGCATGGCTGGCTACCGTCGGTGCCAGTGCTCTTGCGAGCGTCCTAAAGCGGATTGCTCCGGAGAAAATGTCGGTTGGACTGCCTCTAACAGCCGCGATTCTGATCGCTGGCACCGCATGGGGTTCGTTCCAGTCCAACGTCTTTCGAGTCACCGGCTACGAACGCGCGGCGACGGTGGTTCTGGAAAACACAACTGAAGGCGATGTCGTGTTTGTCGACGGCTGGTGGGATGGCAACTTTACTTATCACCTACGACACCTCGACGCCACGCGTTCTCGCCATGTCGCGCGAGCCGATCGAATCCTGTACGACTTCACGAACGTGCCGTCGGTCGACTTCCAGCAGTTTGTGGATTCCGACGCTGGCATACTCGCAGCCATCGCCGACACGGCACCAGCGTGCATTGTATTTGAAGATCCGCAGCCGTTCGGTGAGATCCCGCTGGCTGCACAGATGCGAGAGCTAATTAAGTCATTGCCGGAACAGTTCCCGCCGCTGGAGAACATTCCTGTCCGCTCCACCGTCCCCGGCACTCGACCATTTTCGCTGCGAGTGTTTGCGGTGGACCTGCCGAAACTGAACGCACATATTCAACAATTGAAGACTCAGCCATGA
- the wecB gene encoding non-hydrolyzing UDP-N-acetylglucosamine 2-epimerase, with translation MKLMCVFGTRPEAIKVAPIILAAQSRSDIKVIACSTGQHREMLDQVTEHFGIRPDLELKLMQPGQTLTGLTARCLTSLGDAIDLHQPDCILGQGDTTSAMCSGMVAFYHRLPFIHVEAGLRTTDINSPFPEEFNRRVCSLVSGLHCAPTQTAADNLLREGYSEDDVTVTGNTVIDALRWTVQKERAEPHRWIEKHSKIAGKRMVLITAHRRENHGDGIRSLCSAIRQLAEKFPQVQFVYPVHLNPNIQQPVQEILADLSNVHLIAPAEYPEFVWLMDQATLILSDSGGVQEEAPSLGKPVLVTRESTERPEAVAAGATKLIGTDCNRVVQEVSRLLVDKAAYAAMQVDTNPYGGGKTSARILDLIAERFAVQSATRANV, from the coding sequence ATCAAGCTTATGTGTGTCTTCGGCACGCGACCTGAAGCTATTAAAGTTGCGCCGATCATTCTGGCCGCTCAGTCGCGGAGTGACATCAAAGTCATTGCCTGTTCGACCGGTCAACATCGCGAGATGCTGGATCAGGTGACGGAACACTTCGGCATTCGTCCTGATCTGGAACTGAAGCTGATGCAGCCCGGGCAAACGCTCACCGGGCTGACTGCACGCTGCCTCACGTCACTCGGCGACGCCATCGATTTGCACCAGCCCGACTGCATTCTGGGGCAGGGTGACACGACGTCGGCCATGTGTTCTGGCATGGTCGCGTTCTACCATCGCCTGCCGTTCATCCATGTGGAAGCCGGTCTGCGCACGACAGACATCAACTCACCGTTTCCGGAAGAATTCAACCGCCGTGTTTGTTCGCTTGTTTCCGGTTTGCATTGTGCTCCAACACAGACGGCTGCCGATAATTTGCTACGTGAAGGCTATTCCGAAGACGACGTCACGGTGACTGGAAACACGGTTATCGACGCGTTGCGTTGGACGGTGCAGAAAGAACGGGCGGAGCCGCATCGCTGGATTGAAAAGCATTCCAAAATCGCCGGCAAGCGCATGGTGCTGATCACCGCTCATCGTCGCGAAAACCATGGCGATGGTATCCGCAGTCTGTGCTCCGCGATTCGGCAGCTGGCCGAAAAATTCCCTCAGGTGCAGTTCGTGTACCCCGTCCACCTGAACCCCAATATTCAGCAGCCGGTGCAGGAAATTTTAGCGGACCTTAGCAATGTTCACCTGATTGCGCCTGCGGAATACCCTGAGTTTGTGTGGCTGATGGATCAGGCGACGTTGATTCTCAGCGACTCCGGCGGTGTGCAGGAAGAAGCTCCTTCGCTGGGCAAGCCGGTCCTGGTGACTCGCGAAAGTACGGAACGTCCGGAAGCCGTGGCTGCCGGAGCCACCAAACTGATCGGCACTGATTGCAATCGTGTTGTTCAAGAAGTTTCGCGGTTGCTTGTCGACAAGGCGGCATACGCCGCGATGCAGGTCGACACAAACCCGTACGGTGGCGGGAAGACGTCGGCTCGAATTCTGGATCTGATCGCGGAACGTTTCGCAGTGCAATCGGCCACGCGGGCCAACGTCTGA
- the bfr gene encoding bacterioferritin, whose translation MKGNEKVIEALNAGLTIELTAINQYFIQAKMCKDWGFHKLHAHHYEESIEEMKHAEYLIDRILFLEGVPEIARYDVIRVGSDVKEQLENDLKLEVNAVNTYNEGVKLAAEVGDAGSKEIMERIVVESEESVDWLESQLHLIETVGLQLYLAGQVGESAGE comes from the coding sequence ATGAAGGGCAACGAGAAGGTTATCGAAGCATTGAACGCCGGGCTGACCATCGAGCTCACGGCGATCAACCAGTACTTCATTCAGGCCAAAATGTGCAAAGACTGGGGCTTTCACAAACTGCATGCTCATCACTACGAAGAGTCCATCGAAGAGATGAAGCACGCAGAATACCTGATTGACCGCATTCTGTTCCTGGAAGGTGTGCCGGAAATCGCTCGATACGACGTCATTCGAGTCGGTAGCGATGTAAAGGAACAGCTTGAGAACGACCTGAAGCTTGAAGTGAACGCCGTCAATACTTACAACGAAGGCGTCAAGCTGGCGGCAGAAGTCGGCGACGCGGGCAGCAAAGAGATCATGGAGCGGATCGTTGTCGAATCCGAAGAGAGCGTCGACTGGCTGGAATCGCAACTACACCTGATCGAAACGGTTGGCTTGCAGTTGTATCTGGCAGGTCAGGTAGGCGAATCGGCGGGCGAGTGA
- a CDS encoding (2Fe-2S)-binding protein — MILRLSLSTTTAVPVMQPSQPNDLLCRCLGITESEVRAATDYAGCRTLCDIKKTTSAGTGCMSCHRRIKAVLQETVAQTNHSPADSPT, encoded by the coding sequence ATGATACTGAGACTGAGTCTCAGTACCACAACTGCGGTGCCCGTCATGCAGCCTTCCCAGCCCAACGATTTGCTTTGTCGATGCCTCGGAATTACCGAGTCAGAAGTGCGTGCCGCCACGGATTACGCTGGTTGTCGCACTCTTTGTGACATCAAAAAAACAACATCAGCCGGAACAGGTTGTATGTCCTGCCACCGCCGGATTAAGGCGGTGCTGCAGGAAACAGTCGCTCAAACGAATCACTCGCCCGCCGATTCGCCTACCTGA
- a CDS encoding sialidase family protein: MSFSSLRATVAVLCCLSVSTTACWAESPVSNVFRSGSEGYNVFRIPAIVKAANGDLLAFCEAREGGDASKIDLVSKRSTDNGKTWQPLQIVQAADDFRELFPKDAPPITVGNPAPVVDLLDTEYPGRIWLPFTLENDRVFVTYSDNNGKSWATRREITSDVKLDTWGWYATGPVHSIQLQRGPHEGRLVIPCDHRLGDGGADRGPNGAHAIISDDHGTTWKLGAIDATYEDDLNANETTVVELNDGRLYFNTRDQNGKAKGTRGDAFSSDGGETFDDATAGDYRWFAPSVELLDAPVVQCALLRGLSVKAGDASNLILFSGPDDSGPSGKGRSDLRIRYSTDESATWQDGPLIHEGPAAYSDMVRLPDQQFGVLFEAGDKGGKNYARIDFAIFGVDEVGAK; the protein is encoded by the coding sequence ATGAGTTTTTCGTCACTTCGTGCTACAGTTGCTGTCTTGTGTTGTCTGTCTGTGTCGACGACTGCCTGCTGGGCTGAGTCTCCGGTTTCTAACGTCTTTCGTAGCGGCAGCGAGGGGTACAACGTGTTTCGCATCCCTGCCATCGTCAAGGCTGCCAACGGTGACCTGCTGGCGTTCTGCGAAGCTCGTGAAGGCGGCGATGCCAGCAAGATTGATCTTGTTTCTAAACGCTCGACCGACAACGGCAAGACCTGGCAGCCACTACAAATTGTGCAGGCGGCTGACGATTTTCGGGAACTCTTCCCAAAGGACGCTCCGCCGATTACGGTTGGCAACCCGGCACCAGTTGTTGACCTGCTGGACACCGAGTACCCGGGCCGAATTTGGCTGCCATTCACGCTCGAAAACGATCGCGTGTTTGTCACCTACAGCGACAACAACGGCAAGTCGTGGGCGACTCGTCGCGAAATCACGTCGGACGTGAAACTTGATACCTGGGGTTGGTACGCGACGGGGCCTGTACATTCCATACAGTTGCAACGCGGGCCGCACGAAGGTCGGCTTGTGATTCCCTGCGATCACCGTCTGGGAGACGGCGGTGCGGATCGCGGACCCAACGGAGCTCACGCGATTATAAGCGACGATCACGGAACGACATGGAAATTGGGCGCGATCGACGCCACTTACGAAGACGATCTCAACGCAAATGAAACCACAGTTGTGGAACTCAATGATGGCCGTTTGTACTTCAACACCCGCGACCAAAACGGAAAGGCTAAAGGCACTCGCGGCGATGCGTTCAGCAGTGACGGCGGAGAAACTTTCGACGACGCAACGGCCGGTGACTATCGGTGGTTTGCGCCGTCGGTCGAACTACTCGACGCGCCCGTCGTGCAGTGTGCTTTGCTGCGAGGCCTGTCAGTCAAGGCGGGCGACGCTTCGAACCTGATCCTGTTCTCCGGCCCCGACGACAGCGGGCCGTCAGGGAAAGGTCGCAGCGACTTACGCATTCGGTATTCAACGGATGAGTCGGCAACGTGGCAGGATGGCCCGCTGATTCACGAAGGCCCGGCGGCCTACAGCGATATGGTCCGGCTACCCGATCAGCAATTCGGGGTGCTGTTTGAAGCGGGTGACAAGGGCGGAAAGAACTACGCCAGAATTGATTTCGCAATCTTCGGCGTGGATGAAGTCGGAGCGAAATAA
- a CDS encoding family 16 glycoside hydrolase translates to MKFTRLVTSVFTAGVLLLATSTAVKADKPTGRILLQDDFERSEADPEKEDVGNGWGTNSRSRARGVKQVDLVDGAMHITRAEVADHGVSVTHEVAFKDATINLRFKLPTKKDDLGINIADMKEKSVHAGHICMARIRPGSVEILDLKTGNMKLEHRTARQAGTVSPEVQKLINGKKKKFQSKIATDEWHDLSVQIKGATMSVSIDGKLVGEFTSEGIGHATKSRLRLAVNKSAWVDDVKITSGD, encoded by the coding sequence ATGAAATTTACCAGGCTCGTTACAAGCGTCTTCACGGCAGGAGTGCTGCTGCTGGCAACGTCGACAGCAGTCAAAGCAGACAAGCCAACCGGCAGGATTTTGCTTCAGGACGATTTTGAACGTAGCGAAGCTGATCCCGAAAAGGAAGACGTAGGCAATGGATGGGGCACCAACAGTCGCAGCCGAGCCAGAGGGGTGAAGCAGGTCGACCTCGTCGACGGAGCGATGCATATCACGCGAGCCGAAGTGGCCGATCACGGCGTGTCGGTGACTCACGAAGTGGCCTTCAAAGACGCCACCATCAACCTGCGCTTTAAGCTTCCCACAAAGAAGGACGACCTGGGCATCAACATCGCCGACATGAAAGAGAAGTCCGTCCACGCCGGTCACATTTGCATGGCTCGCATCAGACCTGGCAGTGTTGAAATCCTCGATCTGAAAACCGGCAACATGAAACTGGAACACCGGACGGCTCGCCAGGCAGGAACGGTGTCGCCGGAAGTTCAAAAACTGATCAACGGCAAGAAAAAGAAATTCCAGTCGAAGATCGCAACCGACGAATGGCACGACCTGTCCGTGCAAATCAAAGGCGCCACCATGAGCGTTTCCATCGACGGAAAGTTAGTTGGTGAATTCACTTCAGAAGGCATCGGTCATGCGACCAAGAGTCGCCTGCGGCTGGCCGTGAATAAGTCAGCATGGGTCGACGACGTGAAGATTACGTCCGGCGATTGA